The Thermococcus sibiricus MM 739 DNA window TTTATTCAAAGGGTACTACAAGCTTGATATTTCTCGGCAAATGGAGGAATAAAGAGGTTATTATAAAATTAGAGCGACCTGATACTCCCAGAAAAAATCTCCAGAAAGAAGCTAACATTTTAAGAGTCCTCAAAGGACATGAGATTAGCCCTCTCCTAATTGACTATGGCATGTTTGAGAATAGAGAGTTTTTGGTTAGGGAATTTGCAATAGGAAAGCCTTTACTTTACACAACCCCAGAAAAAGATCATCTCTTGCAGATTCTTGAAGAGACTTATAAATTGGATCTTCTTAGAATAGACCACGGGCAAATACAGGGTGGAAAACACATCATAATCGGTGATCGCGTATGGATAATTGACTTTGAGAAGGCAAGTCTGAGAAGGAAACCAAAAAATGTAACCACTGCAATGGCCATGATATTTCTAAACAACAATGTTATCTCCAAAAGAGTTCGAGAAAAGTTTAAAATCAACCCCATGTTTTTAGAAACTCTTAGGAAAGAGCTCAAACAATACAAAGAAACCAAAAACATTGAAAAGATTAAAGAGCTGTTATGTAGCCTTTAATCTACTCCATGCCCATATGGCAAGAGGAATTAAAAATGCAGCCAAAACCAAACCTATTCTAGGATCTAACAAATATTCAAAAATCAATATCACGATTATTGTTATCCCAATCATTATGAATAGATCCTTATCAAATATTCTCGATCTTACGAGGATATTCCTCTCTCTGGAAATATAAGCAAGATAAAGTGGGATGCCCAAAGCTGCAAATACAACGCCCCAATAACTTTTAGAAGCTGTTGAAATTACGAGGCCCATCAAAAGTATCCCCAAGACAGCGTATTCTTCTTTCATACTATACACTTAGTAATTAACTTTAAATAATTTAGGGGGTGATTATATTTAGGTGATAACGCTATGAATAAGATCGAATGGAATGAAAACACATTTTCTAAGTTTGCATACTTAAGCGACCCAAGAATATCAAGAGATGGAAAGAAAGTTGCATACGTCTTAACAAAGGCAAATCTGAAGGACAACAAGTATGAAAACACCATAGTCGTTGAGGAAGTAGAGAATGGTGAAAGGAAATTTATCGAAAATGCTTCAATGCCTCGATTTTCTCCAAATGGAAAGAAAATAACCTTCGTAAGATCAAATGAAGAAAAGAAAACTGCAGAAGTCTGGCTTTACGATTTAAGCTCAATGAGCGGAAAGAAAGTCCTTGAAGCAAAGAATATCCTTGACGTGAGCTGGAACGAAGACGATAGGAGGATTTTGATAACCGGCTTCAGAAGGAGAGACGACGAGGACTTTGTGTTTGAAGACGATGTTCCGGTATGGTTCGATGCAAAGGGCTTCTTCGACGGTGAAAAGACAACATTCTGGATAGTGGACACCGAAAGTGAGGAAATTCTTGAAGAGTTCGAGGCAGAAAGGTTCTCCTCTGCAATATGGCACGGAGATAAGGTTATCTACAACGTCCCCCATAGAATGGACGGAAATCTCCAGTTTTTCAAGTTCTATGATATCTACATCTACAAGGATGGAAAGAGCGAGAGGATCTTTGAAGGAGTCTCATATGCAGCCGTTGATTCCAACGGAAAGGCCGTTCTTCTCTATGGAAAACCGAAGAAAGAGAAGAGGAGTGAACATAACTTCCTTTATCTCTGGGACGGAAAGGAAGTCAAACCTTTAACAGACCGCTTTATCTACAACAACGGCCAGGGGAAGCTTGATGAGAAAGGAAATGTTTACTTCACCATGGCAAAAGAAGGTAAGATAGGCCTCTACAAGCTGAATGATAATGAGCTAATCTCAATAGTAGAGGACAACTCGTGGGTGATGGGGTTTGACGTGAGCGGAGACGGAAAAATCGCTCTTCTCAAGGAGACTGACACAAAGTTAAGAGAACTCTACCTCTGGGATGGAGAACTAAAGCAGATAACCGATTACAACGGCCCAATATTTGCAAAACTTGAAACAAGACCGATAAATCACTTCCACTTCAAGAGCCTTGATTTGGAGCTCGATGGATGGTACATAAAGCCCGACATCAAAGAGGAAGAAAAGGCCCCGGTAATAGTATTTGTCCACGGCGGGCCCAAGGGGATGTACGGCTACTACTTCA harbors:
- a CDS encoding serine/threonine protein kinase; this encodes MHNYLISQEELERFKGFLEKRGIKVEKFYSKGTTSLIFLGKWRNKEVIIKLERPDTPRKNLQKEANILRVLKGHEISPLLIDYGMFENREFLVREFAIGKPLLYTTPEKDHLLQILEETYKLDLLRIDHGQIQGGKHIIIGDRVWIIDFEKASLRRKPKNVTTAMAMIFLNNNVISKRVREKFKINPMFLETLRKELKQYKETKNIEKIKELLCSL
- a CDS encoding S9 family peptidase — encoded protein: MNKIEWNENTFSKFAYLSDPRISRDGKKVAYVLTKANLKDNKYENTIVVEEVENGERKFIENASMPRFSPNGKKITFVRSNEEKKTAEVWLYDLSSMSGKKVLEAKNILDVSWNEDDRRILITGFRRRDDEDFVFEDDVPVWFDAKGFFDGEKTTFWIVDTESEEILEEFEAERFSSAIWHGDKVIYNVPHRMDGNLQFFKFYDIYIYKDGKSERIFEGVSYAAVDSNGKAVLLYGKPKKEKRSEHNFLYLWDGKEVKPLTDRFIYNNGQGKLDEKGNVYFTMAKEGKIGLYKLNDNELISIVEDNSWVMGFDVSGDGKIALLKETDTKLRELYLWDGELKQITDYNGPIFAKLETRPINHFHFKSLDLELDGWYIKPDIKEEEKAPVIVFVHGGPKGMYGYYFKYEMQLMAEKGYYVVFVNPRGSNGYDEGFSSRVLERTGLEDFQDILNGVEKFFELEPQADRERVGITGISYGGFMTNWAVTQSDLFKAGISENGISYWLTSYAFSDIGLWFDKEVIGDNPLENENYKKLSPLFYAKNVKAPLLLIHSLEDYRCPLDQSVMFYHVLKDLGKEAYIAIFKRGAHGHSLRGSPRHRAKRYKLFVEFFEKKLKKYEEGFDVEKILKGCSEKNE